From Rhopalosiphum padi isolate XX-2018 chromosome 2, ASM2088224v1, whole genome shotgun sequence:
gatatttttgatttttgcagTTCCTGTACGGCCAAACAGGATTGCAGTGGTTTTGGATTCGTTTATTTTAAGTCGCCATTTTTTGAACCAGTCTAATGCCAAGTTTGTTTGATTTTGAAGTTGCAAGGATGCAAAACGCGCGTTGTGGTTTGAACAATAGAACATTGTGTCGTCCGCAAATAAGGAGACACGAGATTTAGGAAGTGTAGGTAGGTCattcgtataaatattaaatagcgtAGGGGAAAGACAGGAACCTTGTGGCACGCCCGCATTTGCCTTTCTCAGTGacgaattttgattttcaatttttacagaGAAGGTTCGTTCTGAAAGGAAAGATTCTGTGATTTTGATAAGTTGTAAAGGGATATTCATGGACATCATTTTGTGGAGAAGCCCGTCGTGCCACACGCTATCAAACGCTTTCTCAACATCGAGGAAGATAGCAGCAGTTTGAATGTTTTGGTTGAGATTTTCGCTTAGTTGGTCCATAAGTTTGGTCAGTTGGAGGACAGTTGAGTGGTTTTGACGGAAGGCGAATTGCTCATCTCTTATTTTTCCAGCTAAAGATTTTTGGAGAGATTGGAGGATTAAACGTTCGTATACTTTTGAGAGTGAAGAAAGAAGAGCAATGGGTCTGTAACTTTCTGGTAGTTGATGGTTTTTGCCAGGTTTCGGAATGGAAATTATGGACGAGAGTTTCCATACGCTTGGAAAGTAACATAGGTTGAAGCACCCGTTGATTATTTTAGTTAAgtctagtattttatttttgggaaGAAACTTTAGGGCAGTATTTGTGATTTGGTCTCTGCCAGGGGCTTTGTTCTTTGCTAGCTTGGATATAAGTTTTTGGATTGACCCTGGAGTGGTGAAAATATTGGGACCAGTAAGCACTGAGCCTCTGAGGGTCGCGATGCTTTCCTTTACTTCAGGTAAGTCATGGCCCTTAAAGGTAGAAAACTGATGTTCAAGGGAATCCGCGATGATCTCAGATTTCTCTTTTGCAGAGTAGGACAAACCGTTTGGACCTAGTATTGGGTGTGCGGCTGGCTTTTTCTTTAGCAGACTCCTGTTTAGCTTGTATATAGAGTTTTCGTTTTGGTTCATGGAATCAATGTACTTGTCCCATTCGTCCTTCCTATGCGTTTTTAGCATCAGTCTAATGGTTTTGATTTTGGAGTTTAGCGATCTTTTAATTTGGGGGTCACGATTTAGCTGCCATTCTCGGCGGATTcggtttttttcatttatttcttgTTGAATTTCCGCGGGAATAGCTAGGCGACGGCTGCCCCTACCGCGAGTGTATGAGCAGTTGTCAAGAGCTGAGTGGATGGAATTTGTGAATGTTTGGATGCTGATGTCAATGTTTTGCTTGGAGTTGGCAAGAAGAGCCGTGTTAGGTTTTTCTGCATTGAGTGTGTGATAAAACTTTTCCCAATTGATTTGAAGGTTTGGAAGTGGGGGAGAGGTTGTGATAGGTGAGTCAGTTAATTCAAGTAGAATTGGATTGTGATCGGATGATAACTCATTTAGGTTTGTGACGTGTACTAGGAGATGAGTGCGGATTAAAGCAATGTCTAATACGTCAGGTCTGCATTTATTGGAGCTTGGAAAGTGTGTAGGGGTGTCAGGGGCGAAGATTGCGTAGTCATTTTGTAGGAGGTGGCTATAGAGTATTGATCCAGCAGCATTTGTCTTGCGGCTGTTCCAGAGAGGATGTTTGGAGTTTAGGTCACCAGCAATAATGAAATTATCTGCACTATTGATGAGAAGGTCGAGGTCAGATGTAAGTAAGGGTGACGACGGGGGTTTGTAAACCGAAGAGATGAGAGTGGTTttattactgatttttattaatatagatgtAGATTGAAGTTTTGTATTTGTGTCGATTTGTTGATGGACTATTTTACGATGAACTAAGATAGCTGTGCCTCCATGGGCTGGAGAACCACGGATTGGCGGAAGGTCATTCCTGTATGTGATATAATTTGGGATCTTGATGCTTAGATTTGATTTGAGATGAGTTTCGTTTAGTAGTATAATATCAGGTTTGTTAGTGAAAGTGAATGCACCGAGTTCATTAATTCTATTAGTAATGCCGTTAGCGTTccaatgtacaatttttaagcTAGATATCATTGTTGGTTTGCGAATAGGGTAATAAAGGATTTTATAGTGGATATAAGCATGGATTTGGGATCATCCGATGTGGACAGAACTGAAAGGAGATCAGTTAAAAGTTCTATTACCTGCTCGCTGTTTAGAGTCTTCTTGGACTTAGTTGCAGAGGCGTAGTCCACTTTAGTGGTATCGGCACTTTGGGATTGAATAGGTTGATCTGTAGGGTGTGAGGGGTTTGGTTGTGGATTTTTGGCTAGCTTTGCATTAGCGGCTTGGGCGAGATATGAACAACCGCGGTAATTTGCCGTGTGTTTACCACCACAATTGCAACATTTTGGGTCTTGTTCGATAGTTTTGGGACATTGGCTAGCTTTGTGTTCGCCTGAGCATTTAACACATCTAAGCGGGTGGGTGCAATTGGAGGATCCGTGGCCTATGCGTTGACAAGCGAAACACTGTGAGGGCCCTGATTTCTTATAGGTCTCGACAGAAACTTTGACATAAAATAGATCAGTAATTTCATAGATATGCTTGGATGTAAGGCTACTACCAATGATAACTAAGCAAATTGGCATTGGTTTGTTCACTGGGCCAAAGCGTTTAACAAGTTTAACGTCGAAATTTAACGACTCTAATTCACATTGAATTTCGTCTGTAGAGATGTCAGTGGGAATACCTTTTAGTACAACTTTTAATGTACGTTCATCCGGAAGTTTTGAAGTCACGAATTGGATGTTCTGTTCTAATAAAATTTTCTGGATTAGTCTGTAGTGGCTAATTTCTcgggttttaataataattgagccGTCGGAAGTTGCTTGAGCGGAGACAACTTCAGGTGAGAGTTCGCCGAATATGATTGGAGCAGCTCTGCGCCAATCAGACGATTTTTTCACAATTATGGGGGGGATACGGAAAGCAGGTTTTACGCCAGAACTCGGAGAGTTATCGGCATTTtcttcgtttatattattagtagcaGTATTTGACCTACCTGGTACGGATGTGGAGAGTGGCGGAACTAGGTCCGAGATGTCGCTGGCTGGATGGGAGTTGTCCGATGAGATGTAAGAATCGCCTGACAACGATTCTGAGTCGGATGGTTCCGGCGATGGCGGTTCTGGTCGCTGTTTGGGTGGAGGAGAGGAGGTCTGGTTGCGGAGCTTTTTGGATTCCGTGAGTGGCGGGGTCCGATTCCTTTTCGAACCGGCTCTGCGGCCGCCCATGATGACTTCTACTTTGCGCTTGACTTTCGTTGTGGATGACGATGTTGAACGACTGTCTGCTTGAAACGCTGGACGTTGAATGAATGATGGTCCCCCGTTACGAAACACACTAGTATTTATACACAAAACGGATTCGTATCTGTCGTCCCCATTGGTCGATGGCGTTGTTGATAATCGGTGAGTGGGAGAAATCAAATTGAGCATTTCGATTGGCCGTGCGTGCTCCGTGAAACACATAAATACATTGACATCTGTAACCCGGCATCAGTTGACGTTCAACGTTCAAACTGTTCAAAGTTTTCAGCTAGAAACTACATAAAATCAACATGACCGGACGCGGTAAAGGAGGAAAAGGTCTTGGAAAAGGAGGAGCCAAACGTCATCGTAAGGTACTCCGTGATAACATCCAGGGAATCACCAAGCCTGCCATTCGTCGGTTAGCTCGCCGTGGTGGAGTGAAACGTATCTCCGGTTTGATCTACGAAGAGACCCGCGGTGTGTTGAAAGTATTCTTGGAGAACGTAATCCGTGATGCAGTCACCTACACCGAGCACGCCAAGAGGAAAACCGTTACCGCCATGGACGTCGTCTATGCCCTGAAACGTCAAGGACGCACCTTGTACGGTTTCGGAGGTTAATGTACATGCGTGCATACCCACATACATACATCTTTTAAAAAGGCCCTTTTCAGGGCCGCCAATTAATTGTGCTGTGTGTGGTATAGTAGgtatgttgtattttataattaattgtttattattactaataaatatgaatatcatCATCATTGTTTGCGTAAACCATCGGATTGGACCTTTTTTTTCCACAGAAAATTATTTACGAAAAGGTGTATTTGACCCTCAGTCAAAGGAAGATACGATAAATAATGTTTGATAAAATCgaattttatttcaacaaataatataatgtggacatattttatactaataactcAAAtcgatattttgtgtaaaatatcgattttaaattaattagcaaACAATTTGTGTACTTCTGTACTGTTCGTGTACGAAAAATTTCGTTGTTATACAACTCGTTAACAGCGTCGGATTGTCACTATGTTACTGAGTTTTAGAACATCTAACATTTGAATACAGCTACATCAACTGTTTggtttattagatattaataatatcattatgatttaattatttattaattttgttttttatatagtaatgaTAAGTTAGTACAAATATTAGCAGACAATATAATTGTGTTGAATTATAAAACAGTACAGTTGCCGTAGCTGTAATCTCTAGTAATTCGCTACTAATGTttgtactaatatttaatattactgatataaataatatattgtattctattgtataataatatatattctattataaattttataataggaaaAAATTACAACCAAACACTCAAAACCGGCCCAATCCGGTTTGCTcatatatgattattgattattacaatatgaaacaaaatattataacactgtATAACTAGCAGTACTAcctattcatatataattttacaagtcATACTATGTACGATGTACAATCCGTTAAATGAACAATGGACGTTTACTGTGAATTAATACAATGTGTTAGGAAGatcattaaaaactaaatttcattctgttataaattttgaaaatcacaTGATTTATAGTCAAATCATCGGTGTCagctttaaaaatgataaaaccaCAATGTACATGTTACAGAGCGCACGTTACTACTAATAAGGGACCCGTATATGAATGAATGATAGTGGCCCTGAAAAGGGCCTTTTTAGTAGAACATTATGTTCAGTAGTTGAATTAGACTTTTTTTTCGGTCTTTTTGGGCAAAAGAACGGCTTGGATGTTAGGCAACACACCGCCTTGAGCGATTGTAACACCGGACAACAGTTTGTTCAATTCTTCGTCGTTCCTGATTGCCAATTGCAAATGTCTAGGAATGATACGGGATTTCTTGTTATCACGGGCAGCGTTACCGGCCAACTCCAAAACTTCTGCTGCCAAGTATTCCATGACGGCGGCCAGGTATACGGGTGCTCCGGCTCCGACACGCTCGGCGTAATTTCCTTTTCTCAACAGACGATGGATACGACCGACCGGGAACTGAAGTCCGGCACGGGACGACCTGGTCTTGGATTTGCCTCCCTTCGATTTTCCTGCTTTGCCTCTTCCGCTCATGATTGTGATTTTAGTAGACTGCTTTAAACTATATCAAACACTGAATGGTCTGAGGTCTGTGAAATATGCACCTTTATAGTCAAAAACAGAGAGACAATCCTGTGATTGAACAGATTGAAACGTTATGACGATATTAAATCACACCGTTGGCAATGTAACTGCAACCAAACGATGTTGTTTTCAATAAGCATAATAGCAATTTTTATTCATGaagaaactattatttttatcagacaTGTACCGCTGGTAAATCCTTTTTGTTCCGTCATACCTAATAGAATTTAGCAAATAACCGTATGACGTGTTATCCTTGAGTTAGTAATATATACGGTCGTTTTATGTCGTTGAACATCATTCGTGTTTGAAGTATTTAGACGTAAACAGCTATCGTTTTAACAAATATCTACCATGGCTCCAGGAGGTAAATCTGCAGGAAAGGCGATGAAGAAATCGTCCGGCAAGGCCCAAAAAAACATCGCCAAGTCCGACAAGAAACGCAAGCCAAAGAGGAAAGAATCCTATGCCATCTACATCTACAAAGTGCTGAAGCAAGTACATCCCGACACCGGAGTCTCCTCTAAGGCAATGAGCATCATGAACAGTTTCGTCAACGATTTGTTCGAACGTATCGCCGCCGAGTCCAGTCGTTTGGCCCACTACAACAAGCGGTCAACCATCACCAGTCGGGAGATCCAAACCGCCGTCCGATTGTTGTTGCCCGGTGAATTGGCCAAGCACGCCGTCAGTGAAGGAACAAAAGCTGTAACCAAGTACACAAGTTCCAAATAattcaacttatattataacactCTTTAAAAAGGCCCTTTTTAGGGCCACCAATTTTTTCTATTGatcgataattatttaaattcatatatttatctcCCTACAGTCTATACTTAAACTCTATCAGTGGGTATCTTGCTATTTTAAAAGTGGCAATACTTACTCTACACACttttctcgatttttttttatcatacaccAGTCAATATCTTGGTAAGTATAAGtcattttcaaataacttttttaaactttctagGTTTTACtgtgttataattttgataattttaactgcCCCTCTTATTAGATAAaacactatcaacttttgattttcaaatgacgATACCTCTTTTCgatcatattgaaaaaaattattttaaggtttACAACACTTACTTCGAGTAATCCGGTTGCGACTTACGAGCGTCATCCTCACGAATTAGACAAGGGAATGATATATCCGAGAGTATGACTCAAACCGAATTTGTTGTCGATAATCTTATGAGTGGGTTATATCACAAAGGTCGTTCATTATATATGGACAATTTTTATAAGTGTTCAGCTTTCtcgaaaattattacaaaaaaaaacttatgttaCGGGAACTAATTTTCTGTTCTGaagatttgttatttttttgtttttataattacaagaGTTATAAGGTTATTAGAGCGGTTGTCGGGTTCACAATACCTCAAGAAAAGATTAGCACGTGAGGCCGATTTAATGaagcaaaaaaattgtttattaaaatttttattgtttttttatgtacaagttacaaagttatttttgtttattttataaaaatattttacatgtttgATAAGGaatcattatgtatttattttataaaacaataaatattaataacgtttttcatatgaatcaaaattaaaaaaatgtcattttagTATGAAACTAAATTTCAGAATATACGACGATCTGTGATTGGCGCCGACTATTGCCTTCAATGATGTAGATTATAGACAATGGCCGCCGTCGATTACGGATCGGCACACGTAATATGTTGCAAACAGTTACGCGGCGTGTGGCGGTAGACTAGGATTATACGTGCGGAGGTGAACgtataaaataccttttttgCGACACGATTTAGCAAAATTGTCGGCGAATCATATTGAAGATGAATTTAAAAGTTCGGtacgaataattttaattggtcGTGATGAAATTGATTCATCAGCTTTTCTTTTGCAATTTTCTTTCAACATTTGTGTTTCTATTTTCTCAATTGAATTTTGATCGTGATTATGTTTTCCAGAAGTTTCAATCACTTTAAGTTAATCTAAACCTGAGAAAATTattgctaaatatttattattggtacaCCTCCATCTTAAAAGATTATCTTTTTTTGttcttcaattaatttatatttgtagaaATTGCTGTTAGTAATATGAacttataattcaaatacattgaacaaatgaaaattgttattattggtCATACACAGTCACATAGTACATCTGCTAACTAtagattaatatgaaataatatatacatatttctaaATTGTACCTGGAAGCTTGATATTATTCGCATCGGTAAGAACATTATACCTTAattgtttagttatattattgtctattgtttttatataaacagtataaaataattcgtGAGGATGACGCTCGTAAGTCGCAACCGGATTACTCGAAGTGTTGTaaaccttaaaataatttttttcaatatgatcGAAAAGAGGTATcgtcatttgaaaatcaaaagttgatagtgttTTATCTAATAAGAGGGgcagttaaaattatcaaaattataacacaGTAAAACctagaaagtttaaaaaagttatttgaaaatgaCTTATACTTACCAAGATATTGACTggtgtatgataaaaaaaaatcgagaaaaGTGTGTAGAGTAAGTATTGCCACTTTTAAAATAGCAAGATACCCACTGATAGAGTTTAAGTATAGACTGTAGGgagataaatatatgaatttaaataattatcgatCAATAGAAAAAATTGGTGGCCCTAAAAAGGGCCTTTTTAAAGagtgttataatataagttgaatTATTTGGAACTTGTGTACTTGGTTACAGCTTTTGTTCCTTCACTGACGGCGTGCTTGGCCAATTCACCGGGCAACAACAATCGGACGGCGGTTTGGATCTCCCGACTGGTGATGGTTGACCGCTTGTTGTAGTGGGCCAAACGACTGGACTCGGCGGCGATACGTTCGAACAAATCGTTGACGAAACTGTTCATGATGCTCATTGCCTTAGAGGAGACTCCGGTGTCGGGATGTACTTGCTTCAGCACTTTGTAGATGTAGATGGCATAGGATTCTTTCCTCTTTGGCTTGCGTTTCTTGTCGGACTTGGCGATGTTTTTTTGGGCCTTGCCGGACGATTTCTTCATTGCCTTTCCTGCGGATTTACCTCCTGGAGCCATGGctgataattttttgtaaactgTGGTTGTTGACGATGAAACACTTCAAATACGAATGTTGTTGAAATACACAAAGCGACTGTATATATGAATAACCCAAGGAGACACGTCAAACAGCCATTGGCCAAATTCTAATAGGTATAACAGAACAAATAGGATCCACAGTGGTTAAGTGTTCATTAAAATAGAAGCTTCTCCGCGAAAAACCATTATCAGAATGATGATGAAAAACAACATCGTTTAGTAGTAGTTGCATATCAAACGGAGTCAAGTAATATCGTCATTACAATTCAAACTGTCCAATCGCAGTACTGTTTTCTAAATTTTGGCTATATAAGCTTCCCTCCCGGTGGAATTTATCACCATTCAGAGTTCGAATCAGTTACAAAGCAGTCAAGCATTCAAATACAATCATGAGCGGAAGAGGTAAAGCAGGAAAATCGAAGGGAGGTAAATCCAAGACCAGGTCGTCCCGTGCCGGACTCCAGTTCCCAGTCGGTCGTATCCATCGTCTGTTGAGAAAAGGAAACTACGCCGAACGTGTCGGAGCCGGAGCACCGGTATACTTGGCCGCCGTCATGGAATATTTGGCAGCTGAAGTGTTGGAATTGGCCGGTAACGCTGCCCGTGACAACAAGAAATCTCGTATCATTCCCAGACATTTGCAATTGGCAATCAGGAACGACGAAGAATTGAACAAACTGTTGTCCGGTGTTACAATCGCTCAAGGCGGTGTGTTGCCTAACATCCAAGCCGTTCTTTTGCCCAAAAAGACCGAGAAAAAAGTCTAATCCCCTAGAACCACCTAGTCAACTTATAAAACGGCCCTTATCAGGGCCACCAATAccaatttattgtaaacatCACCCACCCTCTTATCCCCTTTTCAATTCCATTATACTTTATGACATGACGACAAAGATGGTTCCTAAAATaccaaaattagatatttaataccATAGGTTTTATTAGTCCTGCTAAATACGTATACTTTGGATGTGATTTGtgaccaaaataattatattagtttaaattttacattttaaaattcccgttaaaatattaattcgcaTTTACATGCATTGCTTAATCCCAGAATAAGGAGCTGTTCGAtttgcattaaataataaatgcctTTATAATATGCTCCCAACTATCAGAATAACTCAATACACGCATTAACTACTGCGTGTAAACGTggtaattgtattcaaattgttGTTGagctaaattttattttggtacAGAACAATGTTTCGAACGTTCATCATCGTGACAagttgtataaaatactaataggtGGTACAgtggtatactgtataatatatgactttTGTAATATTGTGTCGTCAGGTTTATCATGCGCTTAGTaatcatacctattataaagtccagattaataagtattatgacGCACATACATATCTATGTGTTGCGTACCCATTAATTGAACATTAcaatctacaaaaataaataaatattacgattgaattgatatttcataatatgttctAATATTGTGAGTATAAATATCCATGTgtcaaaaaaatttatcaaatgatttagaatttaaataaaaaattataacgtaacacgaaaaaaaaaacattgataaagAAGACTGCAAATGAAGAAAGGTATATTTTCTCCATCGGGAATCCCGATATAATAAAAGCTTACTTAGTAAAAGGTAGATCCATacataacgtattattatattcttatacatCAACAAAGTGATCTACCTATTAGCTGTAACAAAGTAGTgtatacatcaaaattataaaattaccatCATCAATTAGACAGAAAAAATGCCTTccgtatattgtttttttagtctCAATCcataatatgtgataaatatttcagtgatatttatattaacacttACCTACCCGCGCAAttctttttcaaattttcaattacaCATTCGTGGTGTATTTACACCAATTTGGTTTTTACACAGAAATCAATCTCGTATTGTTTAACATACACCTATTCGAGTTAATTTACACTTATGAAAAGAACGATGTGttacttaattttgttttaaataggtataatgatgaatattaaaGTGCCCATAAAATACAccaatacaaaaacaatttgataCATTGAAGTAAACAAATCTAATTGAGCATATAGTCTAAgagacgtttatattataagtggTGGCCCTGAAAAGGGCCTTTTTAATATGtgtcttatatttttacatagcaAATCGCGGACGAAACATTTTAACCTCCGAAACCGTACAAGGTACGTCCTTGGCGTTTAAGAGCGTAGACAACGTCCATGGCGGTCACTGTCTTCCTCTTGGCGTGTTCGGTGTATGTTACGGCATCACGAATCACGTTTTCCAGGAACACTTTCAACACTCCGCGGGTTTCTTCGTAGATCAAACCGGAGATACGTTTTACTCCGCCACGGCGAGCTAATCGACGAATGGCAGGCTTGGTTATTCCTTGGATGTTATCACGGAGTACTTTACGATGACGTTTGGCGCCTCCTTTTCCAAGACCTTTTCCTCCTTTACCGCGTCCGGTCATGTTGATTTTATGTAGTTTCTAGCTGATTGATTAAAGAGCTGCTGCGATGAACGCTGAACGTTGACTGATGCCCGGTTAACAAACGTCAATGTATTTATGCGTTTCACGGAGCACGCACGGCCAATCGAAATGCTCCATTTGTTTTCTCCCACTCCCCGATTATCGACAACTCGTCGACCAATGAGAACGGCAGATACGAATccgttttgtatataaatactggTGAAATTCGATTCGACGGTTATCACTGTTTTACATTTGTTCGTACATTAACATCACTGGTAATAACCAAAATCAACAATGGCCCGTACCAAGCAGACCGCACGTAAATCTACCGGAGGAAAGGCTCCCAGAAAGCAGCTGGCAACCAAAGCCGCCCGTAAGAGCGCACCCGCCACCGGAGGAGTGAAGAAACCGCATCGTTATCGTCCGGGAACCGTGGCTCTCCGTGAAATCCGTCGTTACCAAAAGAGCACGGAGCTGTTGATCCGCAAATTGCCGTTCCAACGGCTGGTGCGTGAGATCGCTCAGGATTTCAAGACCGACTTGCGTTTCCAGAGTTCCGCCGTCATGGCATTGCAGGAAGCCAGCGAAGCCTATCTGGTCGGTTTGTTCGAAGACACCAACTTGTGCGCCATCCACGCCAAGCGTGTCACGATCATGCCTAAGGATATCCAACTGGCTCGTCGTATCCGCGGTGAACGCGCTTAATCGTCTTTTGATGCTCATATACCACTTAAAACGGCCCTTTTCAGGGCCACCAAACCGTCGTTACATGTTAATTCTCTAATACTCGTCTAACGTAActtaatactattttacaatCAAATACCTAGTGTCGGGAGTAGTGTGATGGGCATCGATTGAATTAGTAATCGAaacattttcataattgttAAACCCCCTCCTAAGTTCCTAACACGTCTCGTTTCATGGACatctttgaaataatttttattcgatcgcaatgaatataatattatacatttcat
This genomic window contains:
- the LOC132919235 gene encoding histone H2A yields the protein MSGRGKAGKSKGGKSKTRSSRAGLQFPVGRIHRLLRKGNYAERVGAGAPVYLAAVMEYLAAEVLELAGNAARDNKKSRIIPRHLQLAIRNDEELNKLLSGVTIAQGGVLPNIQAVLLPKKTEKKV
- the LOC132919233 gene encoding histone H2B-like — protein: MAPGGKSAGKAMKKSSGKAQKNIAKSDKKRKPKRKESYAIYIYKVLKQVHPDTGVSSKAMSIMNSFVNDLFERIAAESSRLAHYNKRSTITSREIQTAVRLLLPGELAKHAVSEGTKAVTKYTSSK
- the LOC132919231 gene encoding histone H3, which encodes MARTKQTARKSTGGKAPRKQLATKAARKSAPATGGVKKPHRYRPGTVALREIRRYQKSTELLIRKLPFQRLVREIAQDFKTDLRFQSSAVMALQEASEAYLVGLFEDTNLCAIHAKRVTIMPKDIQLARRIRGERA
- the LOC132919237 gene encoding histone H4, giving the protein MTGRGKGGKGLGKGGAKRHRKVLRDNIQGITKPAIRRLARRGGVKRISGLIYEETRGVLKVFLENVIRDAVTYTEHAKRKTVTAMDVVYALKRQGRTLYGFGG
- the LOC132919232 gene encoding histone H2B-like, with translation MAPGGKSAGKAMKKSSGKAQKNIAKSDKKRKPKRKESYAIYIYKVLKQVHPDTGVSSKAMSIMNSFVNDLFERIAAESSRLAHYNKRSTITSREIQTAVRLLLPGELAKHAVSEGTKAVTKYTSSK
- the LOC132919239 gene encoding histone H4 — encoded protein: MTGRGKGGKGLGKGGAKRHRKVLRDNIQGITKPAIRRLARRGGVKRISGLIYEETRGVLKVFLENVIRDAVTYTEHAKRKTVTAMDVVYALKRQGRTLYGFGG
- the LOC132919236 gene encoding histone H2A; protein product: MSGRGKAGKSKGGKSKTRSSRAGLQFPVGRIHRLLRKGNYAERVGAGAPVYLAAVMEYLAAEVLELAGNAARDNKKSRIIPRHLQLAIRNDEELNKLLSGVTIAQGGVLPNIQAVLLPKKTEKKV